A genome region from Baekduia alba includes the following:
- a CDS encoding cobalamin B12-binding domain-containing protein — translation MSATPTQRKIRVVVAKPGLDGHDRGAKIIARALRDAGMEVIYTGLHQTPEQIVETVIQEDADAVGLSILSGAHMTLVPRIVELLSAQGIDDVLVTVGGTIPSDDIAPLKELGVAEVFTPGAPTQDIIDFIRSAVEASPRQGV, via the coding sequence ATGTCTGCGACTCCCACTCAGCGCAAGATCCGCGTCGTCGTCGCCAAGCCGGGCCTCGACGGCCACGACCGCGGAGCAAAGATCATCGCGCGCGCCTTGCGCGACGCCGGCATGGAGGTGATCTACACCGGGCTGCACCAGACCCCGGAGCAGATCGTCGAGACCGTGATCCAGGAGGACGCCGACGCCGTCGGGCTGTCGATCCTCTCGGGGGCCCACATGACGCTGGTGCCCCGCATCGTCGAGCTGCTCTCCGCGCAGGGCATCGACGACGTCCTGGTGACCGTCGGCGGGACGATCCCGTCCGACGACATCGCGCCGCTGAAGGAGCTCGGTGTCGCCGAGGTCTTCACGCCGGGCGCGCCCACGCAGGACATCATCGACTTCATCCGGTCCGCCGTCGAGGCCTCGCCTCGGCAAGGCGTCTAG
- the prmC gene encoding peptide chain release factor N(5)-glutamine methyltransferase: MPSPFAGPGVREALDSALVALNAAKVDSPRLDAEVLLGHALGVDRTTLWLDPDREVTGDAARWFRDAIRRRTVERVPVAYLVGHKGFRHLDLHVDARVLVPRPETEHLVEALLELPSGARVHDVGTGSGAIALALKDERPDLRVSASDVSPDALAVAHANAERLGLDVTFSQGDLLDGIDPHVDVVVSNPPYVQDGDRASMAPEVVGHEPKLALFAGADGLRTIRPLVTQAAATDAELLALEVGAGQAPAVRALVAAAGFPEVETVCDLAGHERVVLGRR; encoded by the coding sequence ATGCCCTCGCCTTTCGCCGGCCCTGGCGTGCGGGAAGCGCTGGACTCGGCGCTGGTCGCGCTGAACGCGGCGAAGGTGGACTCGCCGCGCCTGGACGCCGAGGTGCTGCTCGGCCACGCGCTTGGCGTCGACCGCACCACGCTGTGGCTGGACCCCGACCGCGAGGTCACCGGCGACGCGGCGCGCTGGTTCCGCGACGCGATCCGGCGCCGTACGGTCGAGCGCGTGCCGGTGGCCTACCTGGTGGGCCACAAGGGCTTCCGGCATCTGGACCTGCACGTAGACGCGCGCGTGCTCGTCCCGCGGCCAGAGACCGAGCACCTCGTCGAGGCGCTTCTCGAGCTGCCGTCCGGAGCGCGCGTGCACGACGTCGGGACGGGCTCGGGCGCGATCGCGCTCGCGCTGAAGGACGAGCGGCCCGACCTGCGCGTCAGCGCCTCGGACGTCTCGCCCGACGCCCTGGCGGTGGCGCACGCCAACGCCGAGCGCCTCGGGCTCGACGTCACGTTCTCGCAGGGCGACCTGCTCGACGGCATCGACCCGCACGTCGACGTCGTCGTCTCCAACCCGCCGTACGTGCAGGACGGCGATCGGGCGTCGATGGCGCCCGAGGTCGTCGGCCACGAGCCGAAGCTCGCGCTGTTCGCGGGCGCCGACGGGCTGCGGACGATCCGCCCGCTGGTCACGCAGGCGGCGGCGACCGACGCCGAGCTGCTGGCGCTGGAGGTCGGCGCCGGGCAGGCGCCGGCGGTCCGGGCGCTGGTCGCGGCCGCGGGCTTCCCGGAGGTCGAGACGGTCTGCGACCTCGCGGGTCACGAGCGCGTGGTGCTGGGACGGCGCTGA
- the rpmE gene encoding 50S ribosomal protein L31 — translation MKTGIHPEYVVSHVTCTCGNDFYTRSTQSEIHVEVCAQCHPFYTGRQKLVDTGGRIDRFKRRQARAAKKD, via the coding sequence ATGAAGACCGGAATCCACCCCGAATACGTCGTGTCGCACGTCACCTGCACCTGCGGCAACGACTTCTACACGCGTTCGACGCAGTCCGAGATCCACGTCGAGGTCTGCGCGCAGTGCCATCCCTTCTACACGGGCCGCCAGAAGCTCGTGGACACCGGCGGTCGCATCGACCGCTTCAAGCGCCGCCAGGCTCGCGCGGCCAAGAAGGACTAG
- a CDS encoding electron transfer flavoprotein-ubiquinone oxidoreductase: MAGHNGNGKVAPAAYPPPVDPQAEFIKRTLDDEEERIDVGVAIVGGGTAGLATANRLLQLLADDAAGGGDVLERLGEVPVAVIEKAKVCGGHNLSGAVVRPGPLEELYPDLTREDWRKEGWAYGEVHKEAVYMTPTSKHAIRIPPPPPFKNHGNEVISVSALARYQQRLAEEAGAYVLTETAATQLLVEDGRVRGVRSGDKGRGKDGEPLGNFEPGTDITAQFTVLAEGCWGHLTGPAIREFDLAAGAEPQTWELGVKEVWKVAKPLDRLIHTIGPWPVKISAKYGQIGGTWIYPMKDEKTGDDLVSIGFVVDLDYADATTSAHDLLQQFKLHPLVKKILEGGERVGWGAKALPGGGYWSMPKLTMPGALLVGDSAGMVDTVALKGVHHCIKSGILAGEAIFEALKSGKTSLESYEDAVEESSIGKELYEVRNTRQPFQKGFLRGGPLVNLAIVTKGKLPPGKLAWHKQDQKPMFIGKTKDGYPKPDGKYTFDKLSSVFITGNATRDDAPNHIRVRKSVPREVAETWRWMCPAGVYEIPEDAPEHGNVDVIVNYTNCVQCGAITAKGGRLTTPEGGDGPLYQQT; the protein is encoded by the coding sequence ATGGCCGGCCACAACGGCAACGGGAAGGTGGCACCGGCGGCGTACCCGCCGCCGGTCGACCCCCAGGCGGAGTTCATCAAGCGCACGCTGGACGACGAGGAAGAGCGCATCGACGTCGGCGTCGCGATCGTCGGCGGCGGCACGGCGGGCCTGGCCACGGCCAACCGCCTGCTGCAGTTGCTCGCGGACGATGCGGCGGGCGGGGGCGATGTCCTCGAGCGCCTCGGCGAGGTCCCGGTCGCGGTCATCGAGAAGGCCAAGGTCTGCGGCGGGCACAACCTGTCCGGCGCGGTCGTCCGGCCGGGTCCGCTCGAGGAGCTCTACCCCGACCTCACGCGCGAGGACTGGCGCAAGGAGGGGTGGGCCTACGGCGAGGTGCACAAGGAGGCCGTCTACATGACGCCGACCTCCAAGCACGCGATCCGGATCCCGCCGCCGCCGCCGTTCAAGAACCACGGCAACGAGGTCATCTCGGTCTCGGCGCTGGCGCGCTACCAGCAGCGGCTGGCCGAGGAGGCCGGCGCCTACGTCCTCACCGAGACCGCGGCGACGCAGCTGCTCGTCGAGGACGGCCGCGTCCGCGGCGTCCGCTCCGGCGACAAGGGTCGCGGCAAGGACGGCGAGCCGCTGGGCAACTTCGAGCCCGGCACGGACATCACCGCGCAGTTCACGGTGCTGGCCGAGGGCTGCTGGGGCCACCTCACCGGTCCCGCGATCCGCGAGTTCGACCTGGCCGCCGGCGCCGAGCCTCAGACCTGGGAGCTCGGGGTCAAGGAGGTCTGGAAGGTCGCCAAGCCGCTGGACCGCCTGATCCACACGATCGGGCCGTGGCCGGTCAAGATCTCGGCCAAGTACGGCCAGATCGGCGGCACGTGGATCTACCCGATGAAGGACGAGAAGACCGGGGACGACCTGGTCTCGATCGGCTTCGTGGTCGACCTCGACTACGCCGACGCCACCACGTCGGCCCACGACCTGCTGCAGCAGTTCAAGCTGCATCCGCTGGTCAAGAAGATCCTCGAGGGCGGCGAGCGCGTCGGCTGGGGCGCCAAGGCGCTGCCGGGCGGCGGCTACTGGTCGATGCCCAAGCTCACGATGCCGGGCGCGCTGCTGGTCGGCGACTCCGCGGGCATGGTCGACACGGTGGCGCTCAAGGGCGTCCACCACTGCATCAAGTCGGGCATCCTCGCGGGCGAGGCGATCTTCGAGGCGCTGAAGAGCGGCAAGACCTCCCTGGAGTCCTACGAGGACGCCGTCGAGGAGTCCTCGATCGGCAAGGAGCTGTACGAGGTCCGCAACACGCGCCAGCCGTTCCAGAAGGGCTTCCTGCGCGGCGGTCCGCTCGTCAACCTGGCGATCGTGACCAAGGGCAAGCTGCCTCCGGGCAAGCTGGCGTGGCACAAGCAGGACCAGAAGCCGATGTTCATCGGCAAGACCAAGGACGGCTATCCCAAGCCGGACGGCAAGTACACGTTCGACAAGCTGTCGTCGGTCTTCATCACGGGCAACGCGACCCGCGACGACGCGCCGAACCACATCCGCGTGCGCAAGAGCGTGCCGCGCGAGGTGGCCGAGACCTGGCGCTGGATGTGCCCGGCCGGCGTGTACGAGATCCCCGAGGACGCGCCGGAGCACGGCAACGTCGACGTGATCGTCAACTACACCAACTGCGTGCAGTGCGGCGCGATCACGGCCAAGGGCGGGCGCCTGACGACGCCCGAGGGCGGCGACGGTCCGCTCTACCAGCAGACGTAG
- a CDS encoding L-threonylcarbamoyladenylate synthase: MITPDQAATFERCMAVGGVAIFGADTVYGLACDPDTREAVERLYAMKGRRPDKPAAVMLFSLDLALAALPELGPRTVAGLEGLLPGPVTVLLPNPTRRFPLACGPDPETVGLRVPALGPATAALGAVRWPVMQSSANPSGGADARRVADIPAAIRSAVDLVLDAGDLDGTASTVVDLRAFEEHGTWEVVREGALARSCVAATLEGLA; the protein is encoded by the coding sequence GTGATCACGCCCGACCAGGCCGCGACGTTCGAGCGCTGCATGGCGGTCGGTGGCGTGGCGATCTTCGGGGCCGACACGGTCTACGGGCTCGCGTGCGACCCCGACACGCGCGAGGCGGTCGAGCGGCTGTACGCCATGAAGGGGCGGCGGCCGGACAAACCCGCGGCGGTGATGCTCTTCTCGCTGGACCTCGCGCTGGCCGCGCTGCCGGAGCTGGGGCCGCGGACGGTCGCGGGGCTCGAAGGGCTGCTGCCCGGCCCGGTCACGGTCCTGCTGCCCAACCCGACGCGGCGGTTCCCGCTGGCCTGCGGGCCGGATCCGGAGACGGTCGGGCTGCGCGTCCCGGCGCTCGGCCCGGCGACCGCCGCGCTCGGCGCCGTGCGCTGGCCCGTCATGCAGTCCTCGGCGAACCCGTCCGGCGGGGCGGACGCGCGGCGGGTGGCGGACATCCCGGCGGCGATCCGCTCCGCGGTCGATCTGGTGCTCGACGCCGGCGACCTCGACGGCACCGCGTCGACCGTCGTGGACCTGCGCGCGTTCGAGGAGCACGGCACCTGGGAGGTCGTCCGGGAGGGCGCGCTGGCCCGCTCCTGCGTCGCGGCGACGCTCGAAGGCCTGGCCTGA
- a CDS encoding CARDB domain-containing protein, with protein MRRLRSSITMLGAVALVAAAAPAWAGAADKPALGAKVTTCTTGTDPATRAAVFTGTMPAAVKTKRLQMRFALMQRLGTSAKAPFKKVAVPGWSGWVTSDAGRDALVFSKRVEGLTAPAAYRAVVTFRWLDAKGHAQRTTTRTTAICDQPDPRPDLVLAGLDAAPVGKAQAAYTVSVENEGHSDADPFAVTITVGGVVSDPITLGPIAPGAQATGSLAAPRCAPGSTITVTLDVAETVDESVESDDVVERPCPLA; from the coding sequence ATGCGCCGCCTCAGGTCCTCCATCACGATGCTCGGCGCCGTGGCCCTCGTGGCGGCGGCGGCTCCCGCCTGGGCGGGCGCGGCCGACAAGCCGGCGCTCGGCGCCAAGGTCACGACGTGCACGACCGGCACCGATCCGGCGACGCGCGCCGCGGTCTTCACCGGGACGATGCCGGCGGCGGTCAAGACCAAGCGCCTGCAGATGCGCTTCGCGCTGATGCAGCGGCTGGGCACCAGCGCGAAGGCGCCGTTCAAGAAGGTGGCGGTCCCGGGCTGGAGCGGCTGGGTCACCAGCGACGCGGGCCGCGACGCCCTCGTGTTCAGCAAGCGCGTCGAGGGGCTGACGGCGCCCGCCGCCTATCGCGCGGTGGTCACGTTCCGTTGGCTGGACGCCAAGGGCCACGCACAGCGCACGACGACGCGGACGACCGCGATCTGCGACCAGCCCGATCCGCGGCCGGACCTGGTCCTGGCGGGCCTCGACGCCGCGCCGGTCGGCAAGGCGCAGGCGGCCTACACGGTGTCGGTCGAGAACGAGGGCCACAGCGACGCGGACCCGTTCGCGGTGACGATCACCGTCGGCGGCGTCGTGTCGGACCCGATCACGCTGGGCCCGATCGCGCCGGGTGCGCAGGCGACGGGCTCGCTGGCCGCGCCTCGCTGCGCGCCGGGGTCGACGATCACGGTCACGCTGGACGTCGCGGAGACAGTGGACGAGAGCGTCGAGTCCGACGACGTCGTCGAGCGACCCTGCCCGTTGGCATAG
- the prfA gene encoding peptide chain release factor 1, protein MIESLVDQIESRFAEVGRLITDPAVIGDRNRYAEVGREYRRLEPAAKLAEDWRHAVDDQAGARELLTEGEDPELRDLLRTSEARIEELEEEIRLAMVEPDPNDDKNVIVEIQGGAGGEEAGLWAGDLYRMFTRYAERRGFTAEPMDVGDGKYTFAIKGDGAYSIFKFEGGTHRVQRVPATESQGRIHTSTATVAILPEAEDVDIHIDPNDLNIDVYRSGGPGGQSVNTTDSAVRITHKPTGIAVAMQDEKSQLQNREKAMRVLRARLYEAALAEQQAAAADARRSQVGTGDRAEKIRTYNYGERRVTDHRIKHTAHNLDAVLEGELDEFTAALQDDEKRRGLESQAA, encoded by the coding sequence ATGATCGAGTCCCTCGTCGACCAGATCGAGTCCCGGTTCGCCGAGGTCGGTCGCCTCATCACCGACCCCGCGGTCATCGGTGACCGCAACCGCTACGCCGAGGTCGGGCGTGAGTACCGGCGCCTGGAGCCCGCGGCGAAGCTGGCCGAGGACTGGCGCCACGCGGTCGACGACCAGGCCGGCGCCCGCGAGCTGCTGACCGAGGGTGAGGATCCGGAGCTGCGCGATCTGCTGCGCACGTCCGAGGCGCGCATCGAGGAGCTCGAGGAGGAGATCCGGCTCGCGATGGTCGAGCCCGATCCCAACGACGACAAGAACGTCATCGTCGAGATCCAGGGCGGCGCCGGGGGCGAGGAGGCCGGGCTGTGGGCCGGCGACCTCTACCGGATGTTCACCCGCTATGCCGAGCGTCGCGGGTTCACTGCAGAGCCCATGGACGTCGGCGACGGCAAGTACACCTTCGCGATCAAGGGCGACGGCGCCTACTCGATCTTCAAGTTCGAGGGCGGGACGCACCGCGTGCAGCGCGTGCCGGCGACCGAGTCCCAGGGTCGCATCCACACCTCGACCGCGACCGTGGCGATCCTGCCCGAGGCCGAGGACGTCGACATCCACATCGACCCCAACGACCTCAACATCGACGTCTACCGCTCCGGCGGCCCGGGTGGCCAGTCGGTCAACACCACCGACTCGGCGGTGCGCATCACGCACAAGCCGACGGGGATCGCGGTCGCGATGCAGGACGAGAAGTCGCAGCTGCAGAACCGTGAGAAGGCGATGCGCGTCCTGCGCGCGCGCCTCTACGAGGCCGCGCTGGCCGAGCAGCAGGCGGCCGCCGCCGACGCGCGCCGCTCGCAGGTCGGGACCGGCGATCGCGCCGAGAAGATCCGGACCTACAACTACGGCGAGCGGCGCGTCACCGACCATCGCATCAAGCACACGGCGCACAACCTGGACGCGGTCCTCGAAGGCGAGCTCGACGAGTTCACCGCTGCCCTGCAGGACGACGAGAAGCGCCGCGGCCTGGAGTCGCAGGCCGCCTAG
- the glyA gene encoding serine hydroxymethyltransferase, which translates to MSSDLSPDFFTRPLADVDPEVADAIQHELERQQRTLEMIASENFVPQSILEAQGSVLTNKYAEGYPGRRYYGGCEWVDVIEQLAIDRAKALFGADHANVQPHAGAQANAAVYHALLQPGDTIMGLALPHGGHLSHGMKLNLSGRLYDIAPYEVDRETSLIDMDEVERIAKDRKPKLLLAGWSAYSRILDFERFRAIADEVGALLMVDMAHFAGLVAAGLHPNPVPYADVVTSTVHKTLGGARGGLILCTEEHAKAINSAVFPGQQGGPLEHVIAGKAVAFKIAASEAFRERQERTVAGAQAVAAALMGAGHGVNVLTGGTDVHLALVDLRESEIDGQQSEDRLHDIGITVNRNAVPFDPRPPMVTSGLRVGTSALATRGLQLEDFREVGDIIATALTPDFDTKHDELADRVSAIADRYPLYEHLGAGAAA; encoded by the coding sequence GTGTCTTCCGATCTGAGCCCCGACTTCTTCACCCGCCCGCTTGCGGACGTCGACCCGGAGGTCGCCGACGCCATCCAGCACGAGCTGGAGCGCCAGCAGCGGACGCTGGAGATGATCGCGTCCGAGAACTTCGTGCCCCAGTCGATCCTCGAGGCGCAGGGCAGCGTCTTGACCAACAAGTACGCCGAGGGGTATCCGGGCCGCCGGTACTACGGCGGCTGCGAGTGGGTCGACGTCATCGAGCAGCTGGCGATCGACCGCGCCAAGGCGCTGTTCGGCGCCGACCACGCCAACGTCCAGCCGCACGCGGGCGCACAGGCGAACGCGGCCGTGTACCACGCGCTGTTGCAGCCCGGCGACACGATCATGGGCCTGGCGCTGCCGCACGGCGGCCACCTGTCACACGGCATGAAGCTGAACCTCAGCGGCCGGTTGTACGACATCGCGCCGTACGAGGTCGACCGCGAGACGTCGCTCATCGACATGGACGAGGTCGAGCGGATCGCCAAGGACCGCAAGCCCAAGCTGCTGCTCGCGGGCTGGAGCGCGTACTCGCGGATCCTGGACTTCGAGCGCTTCCGCGCGATCGCCGACGAGGTCGGCGCCCTGTTGATGGTGGACATGGCGCACTTCGCCGGCCTGGTCGCCGCCGGGCTGCACCCCAACCCGGTGCCGTACGCCGACGTCGTGACGTCGACCGTGCACAAGACGCTGGGCGGCGCGCGCGGCGGGCTGATCCTCTGCACCGAGGAGCACGCCAAGGCCATCAACAGCGCCGTGTTCCCGGGTCAGCAGGGCGGGCCGCTGGAGCACGTGATCGCCGGCAAGGCGGTCGCGTTCAAGATCGCGGCGTCCGAGGCGTTCCGCGAGCGCCAGGAGCGCACGGTCGCGGGCGCGCAGGCGGTCGCCGCGGCGCTCATGGGCGCCGGTCACGGCGTGAACGTGCTGACCGGCGGGACCGACGTGCACCTGGCGCTGGTGGATCTTCGCGAGAGCGAGATCGACGGCCAGCAGTCCGAGGACCGCCTGCACGACATCGGCATCACGGTCAACCGCAACGCCGTCCCGTTCGACCCCCGCCCGCCGATGGTGACGAGCGGGCTGCGCGTCGGCACCTCGGCGCTGGCGACCCGCGGCCTCCAGCTCGAGGACTTCCGCGAGGTCGGCGACATCATCGCCACTGCGCTGACGCCCGACTTCGACACCAAGCACGACGAGCTCGCGGACCGCGTATCGGCGATCGCCGACCGCTACCCGCTCTACGAGCACCTCGGCGCGGGCGCCGCCGCGTAG
- a CDS encoding electron transfer flavoprotein subunit beta/FixA family protein — translation MKIAVLVKEVPDAAVQKRIDPSSGRLDRSGEKNLNPYDTHAIEAAMQIKEGGAVEVDEIVAVTMGPESAVRALHKAVSLGADRSVHLSDAALAGSDVAATGYALAQVLKRESPDLVLLGQQSDDGECYTIGAVVAEYLGQPSLTQVIKLDIAGTELTCERQAEYGYDTVKVTLPAVISVGDAINEPRYPSLKAIMGAKKKPLETVSVGDAEIDASKVGADGSNVKCGDFKAPPSKSAGTIIEDDDTDDTVAKIVAWLDERKLLA, via the coding sequence GTGAAGATCGCCGTGTTGGTCAAGGAAGTCCCGGACGCCGCCGTCCAGAAGCGCATCGACCCGAGCTCGGGTCGTCTGGATCGCAGCGGTGAGAAGAACCTCAACCCGTATGACACGCACGCCATCGAGGCTGCGATGCAGATCAAGGAGGGTGGCGCCGTCGAGGTCGACGAGATCGTCGCCGTCACCATGGGCCCCGAGTCCGCCGTGCGCGCGCTGCACAAGGCCGTCTCGCTGGGCGCCGACCGCTCCGTCCACCTCAGCGACGCGGCCCTCGCGGGCTCCGACGTCGCCGCGACCGGCTACGCGCTGGCGCAGGTGCTCAAGCGCGAGAGCCCGGACCTCGTCCTGCTGGGACAGCAGAGCGACGACGGTGAGTGCTACACGATCGGCGCCGTGGTGGCCGAGTACCTCGGCCAGCCGTCGCTGACCCAGGTCATCAAGCTCGACATCGCCGGCACCGAGCTCACCTGCGAGCGTCAGGCCGAGTACGGCTACGACACCGTCAAGGTGACCCTGCCCGCCGTCATCTCCGTCGGCGACGCCATCAACGAGCCGCGCTACCCGTCGCTGAAGGCGATCATGGGCGCCAAGAAGAAGCCGCTGGAGACCGTCTCCGTCGGCGACGCCGAGATCGACGCGTCGAAGGTCGGCGCCGACGGCTCGAACGTCAAGTGCGGCGACTTCAAGGCTCCGCCGAGCAAGTCCGCCGGCACGATCATCGAGGACGACGACACGGACGACACCGTGGCCAAGATCGTCGCGTGGCTCGACGAGCGCAAGCTCCTCGCCTAG
- a CDS encoding DUF1385 domain-containing protein produces MPNAPQSTDGAAVAVGDGAFGDQLVAQRDAPVGGQAVLEGVMMRGISTWSVAVRKPLPEQLHEGGLDAEEVPLGEIEVTSQPLTSVLKKHRVLRLPLIRGVVALGESLAIGFKALGISANAQLPEDEQEISGGVWAGTVVVAILLAVGLFFVIPVGLTSLIKDQLNSSFLFWLVEGVLRTGIFLGYLLLLSRLRDLRRVFEYHGAEHKTISCYEAGLELTPANAQRFSRLHPRCGTSFLLVVMIVAIFVFAPIGLPAWYFLVLTRIVGVPLIAGISFELIKFAGKNRRRAWVRAIMWPGLMLQKLTTREPDLDQLAVAIAAMNAVLAVENPMGASEEEMLGMEVVA; encoded by the coding sequence ATGCCCAACGCACCGCAGAGCACCGACGGCGCTGCTGTCGCCGTCGGAGACGGTGCGTTCGGCGATCAGCTCGTCGCGCAGCGTGACGCCCCCGTAGGCGGCCAGGCCGTCCTCGAGGGCGTGATGATGCGCGGGATCTCGACCTGGTCGGTCGCGGTCCGCAAGCCCCTGCCCGAGCAGCTGCACGAGGGCGGGCTCGACGCCGAGGAGGTCCCGCTCGGCGAGATCGAGGTCACCTCGCAGCCGCTCACGTCGGTGCTCAAGAAGCACCGCGTCCTGCGCCTGCCGCTGATCCGCGGCGTCGTCGCCCTGGGCGAGTCGCTCGCCATCGGCTTCAAGGCGCTGGGCATCAGCGCCAACGCGCAGCTGCCCGAGGACGAGCAGGAGATCTCCGGCGGCGTCTGGGCCGGCACCGTCGTCGTCGCGATCCTGCTGGCGGTCGGCCTCTTCTTCGTCATCCCGGTCGGGCTGACCTCGCTCATCAAGGACCAGCTGAACTCGTCGTTCCTGTTCTGGCTGGTCGAGGGCGTGCTGCGCACCGGCATCTTCCTCGGCTACCTGCTGCTGCTCTCGCGGCTGCGCGACCTGCGCCGCGTCTTCGAGTACCACGGCGCCGAGCACAAGACGATCTCGTGCTACGAGGCCGGGCTGGAGCTGACGCCCGCCAACGCGCAGCGCTTCAGCCGCCTGCACCCGCGCTGCGGCACGAGCTTCCTCCTGGTGGTGATGATCGTCGCGATCTTCGTCTTCGCCCCGATCGGCCTGCCCGCCTGGTACTTCCTGGTCCTGACGCGCATCGTCGGCGTCCCGCTGATCGCCGGCATCTCGTTCGAGCTGATCAAGTTCGCCGGCAAGAACCGCCGCCGCGCCTGGGTCCGGGCCATCATGTGGCCGGGCCTGATGCTCCAGAAGCTGACGACCCGCGAGCCCGACCTCGATCAGCTCGCGGTCGCGATCGCCGCCATGAACGCCGTCCTCGCGGTGGAGAACCCGATGGGGGCCTCCGAAGAGGAGATGCTCGGCATGGAAGTGGTGGCTTAG
- a CDS encoding electron transfer flavoprotein subunit alpha/FixB family protein: MSNILVYALHYEGAFNKNSLGAVAEASRLAGELGGEAHAVVVGEGISDELAGALGKYGAKKVYKAEGPEGLAGPVIDTLGKLFDGGDYEYAVFGGGLLGFEIGAGLAARIDAGVTMEVTGVNVVDGKLAAERPILGDSSISTSRYKGKGIIIARLNAFEVKETGDGDAPVEAITTELSTQAQQANIVTRGEQRGADVDIEGASILVAGGRGLGKAEGFELCDDLAKAFGNNAAVAATRAVVDAGWYPYAAQIGQTGKTVAPKLYLAAGISGAIQHKVGMQASENIVAINKDANAPIFEFSDLGIVGDLNKILPKLTEAVKARKG; this comes from the coding sequence ATGAGCAACATCCTGGTCTACGCGCTCCACTACGAGGGCGCCTTCAACAAGAACTCGCTGGGCGCGGTCGCCGAGGCCTCGCGCCTCGCGGGCGAGCTCGGCGGCGAGGCCCACGCGGTCGTCGTCGGCGAGGGCATCAGCGACGAGCTGGCCGGCGCGCTCGGCAAGTACGGCGCCAAGAAGGTCTACAAGGCCGAGGGCCCCGAGGGCCTCGCCGGCCCCGTCATCGACACGCTGGGCAAGCTGTTCGACGGCGGCGACTACGAGTACGCCGTCTTCGGCGGCGGCCTGCTCGGCTTCGAGATCGGCGCCGGCCTGGCCGCGCGGATCGACGCCGGCGTGACCATGGAGGTCACGGGCGTCAACGTCGTCGACGGCAAGCTGGCCGCCGAGCGCCCGATCCTGGGCGACTCGTCGATCTCCACCTCCCGCTACAAGGGCAAGGGCATCATCATCGCCCGCCTCAACGCGTTCGAGGTCAAGGAGACCGGCGACGGCGACGCCCCGGTCGAGGCCATCACCACCGAGCTGTCGACGCAGGCCCAGCAGGCCAACATCGTCACGCGCGGCGAGCAGCGCGGCGCCGACGTCGACATCGAGGGCGCCTCGATCCTCGTCGCCGGTGGCCGCGGCCTCGGCAAGGCCGAGGGCTTCGAGCTCTGCGACGACCTGGCCAAGGCCTTCGGCAACAACGCCGCGGTCGCCGCCACGCGCGCCGTGGTCGACGCCGGCTGGTACCCCTACGCGGCGCAGATCGGCCAGACGGGCAAGACCGTCGCGCCGAAGCTGTACCTGGCGGCGGGCATCTCGGGCGCGATCCAGCACAAGGTCGGCATGCAGGCCTCGGAGAACATCGTGGCCATCAACAAGGACGCCAACGCTCCGATCTTCGAGTTCTCCGACCTCGGCATCGTCGGCGACCTCAACAAGATCCTGCCGAAGCTGACCGAGGCGGTGAAGGCCCGCAAGGGCTAG
- the rpiB gene encoding ribose 5-phosphate isomerase B, whose translation MVIAIGSDHAGYHLKEHVKRVLEAGGHEILDVGTETPESVDYPAFAEQAARLVGDGQAERAILACGSGVGVAIVANKVAGVRAVNAHDPSEVEMARRHNDANTVTLSGARLAPDQADAIVERFLRTTFEGGRHARRVGQISALDGSAVRDRVPG comes from the coding sequence ATGGTCATCGCCATCGGGTCGGACCACGCGGGCTACCACCTCAAGGAGCACGTCAAGCGCGTGCTCGAGGCTGGCGGCCATGAGATCCTCGACGTCGGGACCGAGACGCCCGAGTCGGTGGACTACCCCGCCTTCGCGGAGCAGGCGGCGCGCCTGGTCGGCGACGGGCAGGCCGAGCGCGCGATCCTCGCGTGCGGATCGGGCGTCGGCGTCGCGATCGTCGCCAACAAGGTCGCGGGCGTGCGGGCGGTCAACGCGCACGACCCGAGCGAGGTCGAGATGGCGCGACGCCACAACGACGCCAACACGGTGACGTTGAGCGGCGCACGGCTCGCTCCCGACCAGGCCGACGCGATCGTCGAGCGCTTCCTGCGCACGACGTTCGAGGGCGGTCGCCACGCCCGCCGGGTCGGCCAGATCTCCGCGTTGGACGGCTCGGCCGTTCGCGACCGCGTTCCCGGCTGA